A region from the Acyrthosiphon pisum isolate AL4f chromosome A1, pea_aphid_22Mar2018_4r6ur, whole genome shotgun sequence genome encodes:
- the LOC115033565 gene encoding uncharacterized protein LOC115033565 translates to MKAELFTVQLLEFPLSTNKNGTEIQSRDVYIFPYRRHNHVLNLYGPLIKSNTNCTLRVLDKLNNVMAWRHVPISEANRCFCVWNCECACTTIEDQLFSSNCKTMSHEAYNGAGFRGAIPQMRTSDSISILNIIKLTCIFVSTFFIIRFYIGITEVNDYE, encoded by the exons ATGAAGGCCGAATTATTCACAGTGCAGTTATTAGAATTTCCATTAAGCACGAACAAAAACGGTACTGAAATTCAAAGTCGCGATGTATACATTTTCCCCTATCGCCGACACAAtcacgttttaaatttatatggaCCACTTATCAAGTCAAACACCAATTGCacat TGCGAGTATTGGACAAATTGAACAATGTAATGGCTTGGAGACATGTTCCCATTAGCGAAGCCAACCGCTGTTTTTGTGTGTGGAATTGTGAATGCGCTTGTACAACCATTGAAGATCAATTATTTTCATCTAACTGTAAAACGATGTCACATGAAGCTTATAATGGTGCTGGCTTTCGAGGAGCTATACCTCAAATGCGTACTTCTGATTCTATTTCCATATTGAACATAATCAAATTAACATGTATTtttgtatcaacattttttatcataaggttttatattggtataactGAAGTAAATGATTacgaataa
- the LOC100573999 gene encoding hapless 2-like isoform X2, whose translation MAEVIPSQYSEGFCCSCKMAVNIQRQMNDCQGQTRFRHVIHGRNAFLNEDIETLISRMVDNIDSDDEMIANDTGRSSSGTYKRQIRGGQSCESTNRPAGNIDEEYRLHESSHCLQFSDLWYNVNKLESTSYHHSLTISIYEKYTMDNIIPLYRKIISNVKLSNNNKNYENDESTVQANYVALTFGDDQYYSLDINSDRLLIPEKVPLIVKHLYPQSTDDPKKYLILNANNISTKGDECNKAGVSYEAFFKQSNRCGVKRSSCLNNQPSHLWKHDMDAIESGIPGSYFLENFVTFPQNSKVMEKINGTETLNLHYEMDYTSELLIHKETNYNSVLTTSNYIRYTL comes from the exons ATGGCCGAAGTCATCCCAAGCCAATACAGTGAA GGTTTTTGTTGTTCTTGCAAGATGGCGGTCAATATCCAGAGACAGATGAACGACTGTCAAGGACAAACCCGGTTTAGGCACGTTATCCACGGGAGGAACGCCTTTTTAAACGAAGACATCGAAACGCTGATCAGTCGAATGGTGGACAATATTGACTCCGATGACGAGATGATTGCAAACGATACCGGAAGATCATCATCGGGTACTTATAAGAGACAAATACGAGGGGGCCAAAGCTGTGAATCCACAAATAGGCCTGCAGGAAATATCGACGAAGAGTATAGGTTACACGAGAGCAGTCACTGTTTGCAGTTCAGTGACTTATG GTACAACGTGAACAAGTTGGAATCTACGTCATACCATCATTCGCTTACAATaagtatttatgaaaaatatacaatggataatattataccgttgtACAGGAAAATCATTTCCAATGTCAA aTTAAGCAACAATAACAAGAATTATGAAAATGACGAATCAACTGTGCAAGCAAATTATGTAGCTTTAACATTTGGTGATGATCAATACTATAGTTTAGACATAAACAGCGATAGACTTTTGATACCAGAAAAAGTACCATTAATAGTCAAACATCTTTATCCACAATCAACgg acgatccaaaaaaatatttaattttaaacgcaAACAATATAAGTACCAAAGGTGACGAATGTAATAAGGCTGGAGTATCATATGAAGCGTTCTTCAAACAATCCAATAGATGTGGAGTGAAAAGATCTAGCTGCTTGAACAACCAACCATCACATTTGTGGAAACAtgatatg GATGCAATCGAGTCAGGAATTCCAGGgagttattttttagaaaatttcgTTACATTTCCACAAAATTCAAAAGTAATGGAAAAAATTAATGGGACTGAAACGTTAAATTTACATTATGAAATGGATTATACTAGTGAATTATTGATTCATAAGGAAACAAATTATAACAGTGTACTTACAACaag taattatattaggtatacattgtaA
- the LOC100573999 gene encoding uncharacterized protein LOC100573999 isoform X1 → MHKYFLFATLIVSIPFQRILCQLKDTETKLQAIITPIDMLYRDELNSLNQIPIRSNRIQKRSNIKTKGIYITIWLKKNTQVVNSEAKEIVFNKESNSHYPGCYADVKRSTCNAMAEVIPSQYSEGFCCSCKMAVNIQRQMNDCQGQTRFRHVIHGRNAFLNEDIETLISRMVDNIDSDDEMIANDTGRSSSGTYKRQIRGGQSCESTNRPAGNIDEEYRLHESSHCLQFSDLWYNVNKLESTSYHHSLTISIYEKYTMDNIIPLYRKIISNVKLSNNNKNYENDESTVQANYVALTFGDDQYYSLDINSDRLLIPEKVPLIVKHLYPQSTDDPKKYLILNANNISTKGDECNKAGVSYEAFFKQSNRCGVKRSSCLNNQPSHLWKHDMDAIESGIPGSYFLENFVTFPQNSKVMEKINGTETLNLHYEMDYTSELLIHKETNYNSVLTTSNYIRYTL, encoded by the exons ATGCACAAGTACTTTTTATTTGCTACGTTAATCGTAAGCATACCATTTCAACGCATTTTATGCCAGCTTAAAGATACGGAAACTAAACTTCAAGCAATTATAACACCTATTGACATGCTGTATCGAGATGAACTAAATTCTTTAAACCAAATACCAATTCGTTCCAATCGTATTCAAAAACGGAGTAACATTAAAACCAAAGGAATCTACATAAccatatggttaaaaaaaaacactcag GTGGTGAACTCTGAAGCGAAGGAAATTGTGTTCAACAAGGAATCGAACAGTCATTATCCTGGCTGCTACGCAGATGTAAAACGATCTACTTGTAATGCAATGGCCGAAGTCATCCCAAGCCAATACAGTGAA GGTTTTTGTTGTTCTTGCAAGATGGCGGTCAATATCCAGAGACAGATGAACGACTGTCAAGGACAAACCCGGTTTAGGCACGTTATCCACGGGAGGAACGCCTTTTTAAACGAAGACATCGAAACGCTGATCAGTCGAATGGTGGACAATATTGACTCCGATGACGAGATGATTGCAAACGATACCGGAAGATCATCATCGGGTACTTATAAGAGACAAATACGAGGGGGCCAAAGCTGTGAATCCACAAATAGGCCTGCAGGAAATATCGACGAAGAGTATAGGTTACACGAGAGCAGTCACTGTTTGCAGTTCAGTGACTTATG GTACAACGTGAACAAGTTGGAATCTACGTCATACCATCATTCGCTTACAATaagtatttatgaaaaatatacaatggataatattataccgttgtACAGGAAAATCATTTCCAATGTCAA aTTAAGCAACAATAACAAGAATTATGAAAATGACGAATCAACTGTGCAAGCAAATTATGTAGCTTTAACATTTGGTGATGATCAATACTATAGTTTAGACATAAACAGCGATAGACTTTTGATACCAGAAAAAGTACCATTAATAGTCAAACATCTTTATCCACAATCAACgg acgatccaaaaaaatatttaattttaaacgcaAACAATATAAGTACCAAAGGTGACGAATGTAATAAGGCTGGAGTATCATATGAAGCGTTCTTCAAACAATCCAATAGATGTGGAGTGAAAAGATCTAGCTGCTTGAACAACCAACCATCACATTTGTGGAAACAtgatatg GATGCAATCGAGTCAGGAATTCCAGGgagttattttttagaaaatttcgTTACATTTCCACAAAATTCAAAAGTAATGGAAAAAATTAATGGGACTGAAACGTTAAATTTACATTATGAAATGGATTATACTAGTGAATTATTGATTCATAAGGAAACAAATTATAACAGTGTACTTACAACaag taattatattaggtatacattgtaA